The segment CAGGGTGCGGGTGGGACGTTCAATCGCATAGACGCCCTGACCACCGACCGCACCCACCAGACTGACGGTGGAGCCGTCCCCGGCAAGGCGGCGCACCTGTACCTGCGGATCAGGTGTTTGATCTTCGAGCCGCTGGGTGATCACACGGCGGATCGCTTCGGGTGAATTGCCCGCAGCTTTGATCCGCCCGGCATAGGGTACAAAAATAAAGCCAGAGCCATCGACCTGCACCTCTTCGAGTGCGGTGGAATTGGTCGCATCCGCCGCCAGCAATCCGTCGTCGACGTTTTCCCAGATGGTCAGACCCAGCGTATCGCCGGGATTGATCACGTCGGAACCGACGACACCGGCGTTTTTGAATGCCTCGGAAAAGCCAAGCGCGGGTACAATCGCGGTGGCGCGGGTGACACGGTCGTTGACGGCTACGATAAACGCATCGCCTTCGCGCTGAACCGAGCCGGCAAAAATTTCACGTTTGTTGGGACCAACGCGTGGCAGGCCGCAAGATGCCAGAACTGACACCGCAGCCAGAAGGGCGACGGACCGCGCCCAACGGGAGGGAGTTCGTTTCACTGCTCGGTCTCCTCGACCTGTTATTATTCTGCCTCAGACTTTTTCTTTTACGCTAGGGGAATCTGTCAGCAAAATAAAGCCTTTGAATGGCCAGGTCTTAGTGCACCACGCGCAACTGTTGCCGAGGAGCCGCGGTCCCACGGCGCAGTGCGTCATAGGGATCATCGGGTGACAGCATCATGTCCACCACCTGACGCAGCAGTTGCCGTCGCCCGCGCGCAGAATAGAAGCCACCAGGAAGCTGTGATGTTTCAAGCAGATAGCGTCGGTAATCTTTGTAGGCGCGATTG is part of the Puniceibacterium sp. IMCC21224 genome and harbors:
- a CDS encoding polysaccharide biosynthesis/export family protein; translated protein: MKRTPSRWARSVALLAAVSVLASCGLPRVGPNKREIFAGSVQREGDAFIVAVNDRVTRATAIVPALGFSEAFKNAGVVGSDVINPGDTLGLTIWENVDDGLLAADATNSTALEEVQVDGSGFIFVPYAGRIKAAGNSPEAIRRVITQRLEDQTPDPQVQVRRLAGDGSTVSLVGAVGGQGVYAIERPTRTLSAMLARAGGVTIVPEIAQVTVQRGGESGKIWFQDLYEHPGMDIALRGGDKILVEEDTRAFTALGATGTQARVPFETQTLSAVEAIAQVGGLLTSSADPTGVFIFRNEPAEIANQVMGRTDLIGEQRMVYVLDLTEPNGLFMARDFVVRDQDLLYVTEAPFTQWDKTIAALTGSLSAVSTVTTASTALSGG